A region from the Perca fluviatilis chromosome 16, GENO_Pfluv_1.0, whole genome shotgun sequence genome encodes:
- the cnga2b gene encoding cyclic nucleotide gated channel subunit alpha 2b translates to MTGHTAERDRSPHNLSVKTTLDEEIERAESILSRVPSVCDDTSSELQKIADLDPNGHNSFQRDGALSRLVSLVVRLREWAHRSLLEEEERPDSFLERFRGPELRTAPSRISNTQPDANGNNAKAIFRKKWDLFVVSPSDNAYYRWLFVIAIAVLYNWFFVVVRACFEQLQVDNYICWLVLDYLSDFVYIMDTCVRLRTGFLEQGLLVKDHAKLRDSYVRTLQFKLDVLSILPTDLAYIITGINTPQLRFNRLLRFPRMFEFFDRTETRTNYPNIFRIGNLVLYILIIIHWNACIFYAISNSLGFGSDTWVYPDDSKPEFSSLTRSYVYCLYWSTLTLTTIGEMPPPVRDEEYLFVVFDFLVGVLIFATIVGNVGSMISNMNATRAEFQARIDAIKHYMHFRKVSKELETRVIKWFDYLWTNKKAVDEKEVLKNLPNKLRAEIAINVHLETLKKVRIFQDCEAGLLVELVLKLRPQVFSPGDYICRKGDIGKEMYIIKEGKLAVVADDGVTQYALLTAGSCFGEISILNIKGSKMGNRRTANIRSLGYSDLFCLSKDDLMEAVAEYPNAKTVLEERGREILMKEGLLDENTESGGLQKEDTEEKVERLESSLDTLQTRFARLLSEYNNTQQRLKQRITLLERQLNQTDCGVDASDGMDADAETVNETDPGPVAHTDGSPHRSNVQMEDKKSPTKH, encoded by the exons ATGACGGGCCACACGGCTGAGAGAGATCGGTCGCCACACAACCTGTCAGTGAAGACCACCTTGGATGAGGAGATCGAGAGAGCCGAGAGTATTCTCAGCCG GGTGCCATCTGTGTGTGATGACACATCCTCAGAGCTACAAAAAATTGCTGATCTCGACCCTAATGGACACAATTCTTTTCAAAGGGACGGAGCCCTCTCAAG actGGTGAGCCTGGTGGTGAGACTGAGAGAATGGGCACACAGAAGCCtgttggaggaagaggagcggcCCGATTCCTTCCTGGAGCGCTTTCGTGGCCCTGAGTTGAGAACGGCCCCCAGCCGCATCAGCAACACGCAACCAGATGCCAATGGCAACAATGCCAAAGCGATCTTTAG GAAAAAGTGGGATTTGTTTGTGGTGTCCCCATCCGATAACGCCTACTACCGCTGGTTATTTGTCATCGCCATAGCTGTGCTCTACAATTGGTTCTTCGTTGTAGTGAG GGCATGCTTTGAACAGTTACAGGTGGACAATTACATCTGCTGGCTGGTGTTGGACTACCTCTCTGACTTTGTGTACATTATGGACACTTGTGTTCGACTTCGCACAG GATTCCTGGAACAAGGTTTGCTGGTGAAGGACCATGCCAAGCTTAGAGACAGCTACGTCAGAACATTACAGTTCAAGCTGGATGTACTGTCAATCCTGCCCACTGATCTGGCATATATCATCACCGGCATCAACACGCCACAGCTCAGGTTCAACCGTCTGCTGCGCTTCCCGCGCATGTTTGAATTTTTCGACCGCACTGAGACACGCACCAACTACCCCAACATCTTCCGTATCGGCAACTTAGTGCTTTACATCCTGATCATCATTCACTGGAACGCATGCATCTTTTACGCTATATCCAATTCTTTGGGATTTGGCTCGGACACTTGGGTGTACCCAGACGACTCCAAACCTGAGTTTTCCTCCCTGACTCGGAGTTACGTCTACTGTCTGTACTGGTCAACTCTTACTCTTACAACTATTGGAGAGATGCCTCCACCTGTGCGGGATGAGGAGTACCTATTTGTGGTCTTTGACTTTCTTGTTGGGGTGCTGATCTTTGCTACAATTGTGGGAAACGTTGGCTCCATGATTTCCAACATGAATGCCACCCGTGCCGAGTTTCAAGCCCGGATTGATGCCATCAAACACTACATGCATTTCCGCAAAGTCAGCAAAGAACTGGAGACACGTGTCATTAAGTGGTTCGACTACCTCTGGACCAACAAGAAAGCAGTAGATGAGAAGGAGGTGCTAAAGAATTTGCCGAACAAACTGCGGGCTGAGATTGCTATTAATGTACACCTGGAGACCCTGAAGAAAGTACGCATTTTTCAAGACTGTGAGGCAGGCCTGCTTGTGGAGCTGGTGCTCAAACTACGCCCCCAGGTCTTCAGTCCAGGGGACTACATCTGCAGAAAAGGGGACATAGGGAAGGAGATGTATATCATTAAAGAGGGGAAGCTGGCTGTGGTGGCTGATGACGGGGTCACACAGTACGCTCTCCTCACCGCTGGCAGCTGCTTCGGGGAAATCAGCATCCTGAACATAAAAGGTAGTAAAATGGGAAATCGTCGGACAGCCAACATTCGCAGCTTGGGATACTCGGATCTCTTCTGCCTATCTAAGGATGACTTAATGGAGGCAGTGGCCGAGTATCCAAATGCTAAGACTGTGCTAGAGGAGAGGGGCCGGGAGATCCTGATGAAGGAGGGTCTGTTGGATGAGAACACAGAGAGCGGCGGGCTGCAGAAAGAGGACACAGAGGAGAAGGTGGAGAGGCTGGAGTCCTCTCTGGACACCCTTCAGACTCGCTTTGCCCGTCTGCTCAGCGAATACAACAACACTCAGCAACGGCTGAAGCAGCGCATCACACTGCTGGAGCGACAGCTGAACCAAACGGACTGCGGCGTAGATGCAAGTGATGGCATGGATGCAGATGCAGAGACGGTCAATGAAACAGACCCTGGGCCTGTTGCCCATACCGATGGGTCTCCACATCGGAGTAATGTCCAAATGGAGGACAAAAAGAGCCCAACAAAACACTAA
- the rraga gene encoding ras-related GTP-binding protein A has protein sequence MSSTAMKKKVLLMGKSGSGKTSMRSIIFANYIARDTRRLGATIDVEHSHVRFLGNLVLNLWDCGGQDTFMENYFTSQRDNIFRNVEVLIYVFDVESRELEKDMHYYQSCLEAILQNSPDAKVFCLVHKMDLVQEDQRDLIFKEREEDLKRLSRPLACTCFRTSIWDETLYKAWSSIVYQLIPNVQQLETNLRNFAQIIEADEVLLFERATFLVISHYQCKEQRDAHRFEKISNIIKQFKLSCSKLAASFQSMEVRNSNFAAFIDVFTSNTYVMVIMSDPSIPSAATLINIRNARKHFEKLERVDGPKHSLHMRMR, from the exons ATGTCAAGCACAGCAATGAAGAAAAAG GTGTTACTGATGGGGAAAAGCGGGTCTGGGAAGACCAGTATGAGATCAATCATCTTTGCCAATTACATAGCTCGAGACACACGCCGCCTCGGAGCTACAA TTGACGTAGAGCACTCCCATGTACGGTTTCTTGGCAATCTGGTTCTAAACCTGTGGGACTGTGGAGG ACAGGACACGTTTATGGAGAACTACTTCACCAGCCAGAGGGACAACATTTTCAGAAATGTAGAAGTGCTTATTTATGTATTTGACGTTGAGAGCCGTGAGCTGGAGAAAGACATGCACTACTACCAGTCTTGTCTGGAGGCCATCCTGCAGAACTCCCCCGACGCTAAAGTGTTCTGCCTCGTTCACAAAATGGATCTGGTGCAGGAAGATCAGAGAGATTTG ATCTTTAAGGAGCGTGAAGAAGATCTGAAGAGACTGTCCAGACCTTTGGCTTGCACGTGCTTCAGGACATCAATCTGGGACGAAACCCTGTATAAG GCCTGGTCTAGCATAGTGTACCAGCTCATCCCAAACGTCCAGCAGCTGGAGACGAACCTGAGAAATTTTGCGCAGATCATAGAGGCAGATGAAGTTCTTCTGTTTGAGAGAGCCACCTTCCTG GTGATCTCCCACTATCAGTGCAAAGAGCAGCGCGATGCTCACCGGTTTGAAAAGATCAGTAACATTATCAAACAGTTCAAACTCAGCTGTAG TAAACTTGCAGCCTCTTTCCAAAGCATGGAAGTGAGGAACTCCAACTTTGCGGCCTTCATTGACGTCTTCACCTCCAACACATATGTCATGGTCATCATGTCGGACCCCTCCATTC cATCTGCAGCAACTCTCATCAATATCCGTAATGCTAGGAAACACTTTGAGAAGTTGGAGCGGGTGGATGGACCCAAGCACAGCCTGCACATGCGAATGCGCTAG